In one window of Helianthus annuus cultivar XRQ/B chromosome 17, HanXRQr2.0-SUNRISE, whole genome shotgun sequence DNA:
- the LOC110921888 gene encoding fasciclin-like arabinogalactan protein 21 has protein sequence MGKGIFFTSASMLLAVIITTTLRHHNHHNNRPNNPSLPNYTSNASKLLRSNGFNFISNFLHISPELFLSNTDSSLTIFAVPDAAISNLSIPPYMIKHLLAYHTSPTKLTLQDLFKKPLKTCIPTLIPHHTVSITKIDYKKRVLEINNVLITHPDLFLQGHVTIHGVAGSFATFDHHQESIVLPFCEADDIGGFVKNKDEWGRMIKFLGSSGFMAFAIGLKSVTDGIFKDFPDLKSVTVFVTRNVALRVMSSPLLDMFMRFHIVTQRYGFKELEGLPPGAKLSTLVTGKHVGVGENSKVVMIDGVSITAPDLFVSKNLVVHGIARALSMDELSSMSR, from the coding sequence ATGGGTAAAGGAATCTTCTTCACCTCCGCCTCCATGCTTCTCGCCGTCATAATCACCACCACCCTccgccaccacaaccaccacaacAACCGCCCAAACAACCCATCACTACCCAACTACACTTCCAACGCTTCCAAACTTCTCCGATCAAACGGCTTCAACTTCATATCCAACTTCCTCCACATCTCCCCGGAACTCTTCCTCTCAAACACCGACTCATCGTTAACCATCTTTGCCGTACCCGATGCCGCTATCTCCAACCTCTCCATCCCTCCATACATGATCAAACACCTCCTTGCATACCACACTTCACCCACAAAACTAACCCTCCAAGATTTGTTCAAGAAACCCTTGAAAACCTGCATACCTACATTGATCCCACACCACACTGTTTCAATCACAAAGATTGATTACAAAAAGCGTGTTCTTGAAATCAACAATGTGTTGATCACTCACCCGGATTTGTTTCTTCAAGGGCACGTGACCATTCATGGTGTAGCGGGTTCTTTTGCTACCTTTGATCATCATCAAGAAAGTATTGTTTTACCATTTTGTGAAGCGGATGATATTGGTGGGTTTGTGAAGAATAAAGATGAATGGGGGAGGATGATTAAGTTTCTTGGTTCGTCTGGATTCATGGCGTTTGCCATCGGGTTGAAGTCTGTGACAgatgggatttttaaagattttccTGATTTGAAATCGGTTACGGTTTTTGTAACGCGGAATGTGGCGTTGAGGGTGATGTCTTCGCCTTTGTTGGATATGTTTATGAGGTTTCATATTGTTACGCAGAGATATGGTTTTAAAGAGTTGGAGGGGTTGCCACCGGGTGCGAAATTGTCGACGCTGGTTACTGGAAAACATGTGGGTGTTGGTGAAAATTCGAAGGTGGTGATGATCGATGGAGTGTCGATTACTGCACCGGATTTGTTCGTGTCGAAGAATTTGGTAGTTCATGGGATTGCTAGGGCTTTGAGTATGGATGAGCTTTCAAGCATGTCTCGATAA